The following coding sequences lie in one Lolium perenne isolate Kyuss_39 chromosome 2, Kyuss_2.0, whole genome shotgun sequence genomic window:
- the LOC127335248 gene encoding 2-oxoglutarate-dependent dioxygenase DAO, producing the protein MVAIPVIDLRLAGARPEESARLRDACERLGCFRVSGHGVPAALQAEMKAAVRALFDLPDDAKRRNTDSVVGSGYVAPSPANPLYEAFGLWDAAVSADVDAFCARLDAPPHSREAVKSYAEAMHELIVDVAGKVASSLGLEGGHPFQDWPCQFRINRYNYTQDTVGSSGVQIHTDSGFLTVLQEDDCVGGLEVLDPAAGDFVPVDPLPGTFLVNVGDVGTAWSNGRLHTVKHRVQCVAPVPRISIAMFLLAPKDDRVCAPEAFVDAEHPRRFKPFNYDDYRKLRLSTGERAGEALARMSA; encoded by the exons ATGGTGGCGATCCCGGTGATCGACCTGCGGCTCGCCGGCGCGCGGCCGGAGGAGTCGGCGCGGCTGCGGGACGCGTGCGAGCGCCTGGGCTGCTTCCGCGTGTCCGGCCACGGCGTGCCTGCCGCGCTCCAGGCCGAGATGAAGGCCGCCGTGCGCGCGCTCTTCGACCTCCCCGACGACGCCAAGCGCCGCAACACGGACTCCGTCGTCGGCAGCGGCTACGTCGCGCCCAGCCCCGCCAACCCGCTCTACGAGGCCTTCGGCCTCTGGGACGCCGCCGTCTCCGCCGACGTCGACGCCTTCTGCGCCCGCCTCGACGCGCCGCCCCACTCCAG GGAGGCCGTCAAGAGCTACGCCGAGGCGATGCACGAGCTGATCGTGGACGTCGCCGGCAAGGTGGCGTCGAGCCTCGGGCTGGAGGGCGGCCACCCGTTCCAGGACTGGCCGTGCCAGTTCCGCATCAACAGGTACAACTACACGCAGGACACCGTGGGCTCCTCGGGCGTGCAGATCCACACCGACTCCGGCTTCCTCACCGTGCTCCAGGAGGACGACTGCGTCGGCGGCCTCGAGGTGCTGGACCCCGCCGCCGGCGACTTCGTCCCCGTCGACCCCCTCCCCGGCACGTTCCTCGTCAACGTCGGCGACGTCGGCACG GCGTGGAGCAACGGGAGGCTGCACACCGTGAAGCACCGGGTGCAGTGCGTGGCGCCGGTGCCGCGCATCTCGATCGCCATGTTCCTGCTCGCCCCCAAGGACGACAGGGTGTGCGCGCCGGAGGCGTTCGTCGACGCGGAGCACCCGCGCCGGTTCAAGCCGTTTAACTACGATGACTACAGGAAGCTCCGGCTGTCAACAGGGGAGCGCGCCGGCGAGGCGCTCGCTCGGATGTCGGCGTGA